The following are from one region of the Etheostoma spectabile isolate EspeVRDwgs_2016 chromosome 15, UIUC_Espe_1.0, whole genome shotgun sequence genome:
- the phb gene encoding prohibitin 1, with translation MAKLFESIGKLGLALAIGGGVVNSALFNVDAGHRAVIFDRFRGVQEDVVGEGTHFLIPWVQKPIIFDCRSRPRNVPVITGSKDLQNVNITLRILFRPVTTQLPRIFTSIGEDYDERVLPSITTEVLKSVVARFDAGELITQRELVSRQVSEDLTERANTFGLILDDVSLTHLTFGKEFTEAVEMKQVAQQEAERARFIVEKAEQQKQATIISAEGDSQAALLIANSLMEAGDGLVELRKLEAAEDIAFQLSRSRNVTYLPSGQRTLIQLPQ, from the exons ATGGCAAAGCTGTTCGAGTCCATTGGGAAGTTGGGGCTGGCCCTCGCCATTGGTGGAGGTGTTGTGAACTCTGCCCTTTTCAACG TTGATGCAGGACACCGGGCTGTGATTTTTGACCGGTTCAGAGGAGTGCAAGAGGATGTTGTTGGTGAAGGGACCCACTTTCTCATTCCCTGGGTTCAGAAACCTATAATCTTTGATTGCCGCTCCCGTCCACGCAACGTGCCTGTCATCACAGGCAGCAAAG ATCTGCAGAATGTAAACATCACATTGCGTATCCTCTTCCGGCCGGTAACCACCCAGCTGCCACGCATCTTCACCAGTATTGGCGAGGACTATGATGAGAGGGTGCTGCCGTCCATCACCACAGAGGTCTTGAAGTCTGTAGTG gctcgGTTCGATGCTGGTGAGCTCATCACCCAGAGAGAGCTTGTGTCTCGGCAGGTCAGTGAGGATCTCACAGAGAGAGCAAACACCTTCGGTCTCATCTTGGATGACGTTTCACTG ACACACTTGACCTTTGGCAAAGAATTTACAGAGGCTGTTGAGATGAAGCAGGTGGCCcagcaggaggctgagagggCCCGTTTCATTGTCGAAaag GCAGAGCAACAGAAGCAGGCGACCATCATCTCAGCAGAAGGAGATTCCCAGGCTGCCTTGCTCATCGCCAACTCCCTGATGGAGGCTGGCGATGGTCTGGTAGAGCTACGTAAGCTGGAGGCAGCTGAGGATATCGCTTTCCAGCTCTCCCGTTCTCGCAATGTTACTTACCTGCCATCAGGACAGCGCACATTGATCCAGTTGCCCCAGTGA